From Lysinibacillus sp. SGAir0095, the proteins below share one genomic window:
- a CDS encoding YheE family protein, giving the protein MIQHFHFKPLFENNILPGWAISFYYKQQLYKGEYKKDGQIVWIGDKPANNELPTVEKMIHELMLFHVYD; this is encoded by the coding sequence ATGATTCAACATTTTCATTTTAAGCCTTTATTCGAAAACAATATACTGCCGGGGTGGGCGATTTCGTTTTATTACAAACAACAATTATATAAAGGTGAATACAAAAAAGATGGACAAATCGTTTGGATAGGAGACAAACCTGCAAACAACGAGCTTCCAACTGTTGAAAAAATGATTCACGAGTTAATGTTATTCCATGTCTATGATTGA
- a CDS encoding ABC transporter ATP-binding protein, translating to MFELLVKLKWFFKAYWKRYLIAVVLLTIANVIEVVPPWIIGVAIDDIALGTMTEDSLRNYLLWLGLIVVFGYMINFTWQYQLFGGALSLERILRKKLMHQFLKMTPTFYEKNRTGDLMARATNDLNAVSLTAGFGIMTLFDSTIYMGAIILAMGFLISWKLTIFSMLPIPIMAVLMQYYGKMVHERYMKAQDSFGELNDNVLESVSGVRVIRAYVQEKKDENRFADMSEEVYQKNIHVAKINALFGPITKVGTGISYVVALGLGAFLVSNGEMTVGQLVTFNVYLGLAVWPMIAIGELINVMQQGNASLDRVQETLDYEQDVKNPNAPQDVKNPTSLGFNEFSFQYPMSQMKNLHNISLHVKQGQTLGIVGKTGAGKTTFVKQLLKEYPIAEGQFTIGNVDIAKLTKEQLLEWIGYVPQDHVLFSRTIRENILFGKEDATKEEIDEAVRLAYFENDLKNLALGLETLVGEKGISLSGGQKQRVSISRAMIKNPEILILDDSLSAVDAKTEAKIIENIGRVRKGKTTIITTHRLSAVQHADQIIVLDEGQIIEEGTHEELLQKQGWYKEQYDRQQLEEVPSE from the coding sequence ATGTTTGAATTATTAGTTAAATTAAAGTGGTTTTTTAAGGCTTATTGGAAAAGATATTTGATCGCAGTTGTTTTACTAACCATTGCAAATGTCATTGAAGTTGTCCCACCTTGGATAATAGGGGTGGCAATTGATGATATTGCACTTGGGACAATGACTGAGGATTCTTTAAGAAATTATCTATTATGGCTTGGGTTGATTGTAGTATTCGGTTATATGATTAACTTTACATGGCAGTATCAATTATTTGGTGGAGCACTTTCTTTAGAAAGAATTTTGCGAAAAAAACTAATGCACCAATTTTTAAAGATGACGCCAACCTTTTATGAAAAAAATCGTACTGGGGATTTAATGGCCCGTGCTACGAATGATTTAAATGCAGTTTCGTTAACTGCAGGGTTCGGGATTATGACGTTATTTGATTCTACCATCTATATGGGGGCCATTATTTTGGCGATGGGATTCTTGATTTCATGGAAGCTAACGATTTTCTCAATGCTTCCAATCCCAATTATGGCTGTACTCATGCAGTATTATGGGAAAATGGTGCACGAACGCTATATGAAGGCGCAAGATTCTTTTGGTGAACTGAACGATAATGTTCTTGAATCAGTTTCAGGTGTTCGAGTAATTCGCGCCTATGTACAAGAAAAGAAGGATGAAAACCGTTTTGCCGATATGAGTGAAGAAGTGTATCAGAAAAATATCCATGTTGCCAAAATTAATGCGCTATTTGGTCCAATCACAAAGGTTGGTACTGGTATTAGTTATGTTGTAGCACTAGGGCTAGGTGCTTTTCTTGTATCTAATGGAGAAATGACAGTTGGGCAGCTTGTAACATTTAATGTTTATTTAGGTTTAGCTGTTTGGCCAATGATAGCAATCGGTGAATTGATTAATGTCATGCAGCAAGGGAATGCATCTCTGGACCGAGTTCAAGAAACGTTAGATTATGAGCAGGATGTAAAAAATCCAAACGCCCCACAGGATGTTAAAAATCCGACATCTCTAGGGTTTAATGAATTTTCATTCCAATATCCTATGTCTCAAATGAAAAACTTACACAATATTTCCTTACATGTAAAACAAGGTCAAACACTTGGTATCGTTGGGAAGACTGGTGCAGGTAAAACAACCTTTGTAAAGCAATTATTAAAAGAGTACCCAATAGCGGAAGGTCAATTTACCATTGGAAACGTTGATATTGCAAAGTTAACTAAAGAACAGCTACTTGAGTGGATCGGCTATGTTCCGCAAGATCATGTATTATTCTCAAGAACCATCCGAGAAAACATTTTATTTGGAAAAGAAGATGCAACAAAAGAGGAAATTGATGAAGCAGTTCGTCTTGCCTACTTTGAAAATGATTTGAAAAATCTAGCTTTGGGTCTTGAAACTCTAGTGGGAGAAAAGGGAATATCTCTTTCAGGAGGTCAAAAGCAACGCGTTTCGATTTCTCGTGCCATGATTAAAAATCCAGAAATCCTCATTTTAGATGATTCACTTTCCGCTGTAGATGCAAAAACGGAAGCGAAAATCATTGAAAATATTGGCCGAGTGAGAAAAGGGAAAACGACCATTATTACGACCCATCGTTTATCGGCTGTTCAGCATGCGGATCAAATAATCGTATTGGACGAAGGGCAAATAATCGAAGAAGGGACACATGAGGAGCTTCTTCAAAAACAAGGCTGGTACAAGGAACAATATGATCGCCAACAGCTAGAGGAGGTGCCTAGCGAATGA
- a CDS encoding DUF445 domain-containing protein, with the protein MENAVITIIFMAVVGAVIGGFTNFLAIKMLFRPYNALYIKKWRLPFTPGLIPKRRQELSKQIGVTVKNYLLTPEVFQKKLFNDEIKSTVLTFARRKVEDTIFTNDKTIYDWLKQGGFEQLPDTIEQRVDVMIEKQFLSIKNTLSTKSIDALLPSNVHQVIDKKIPEVVTYILEKGEEYFLSPKGEITIKNMMDDFLGSKGSFGGMIQMFLGDSASIVSKIQRELINFLKAPGTKILLVTIISQEWDKFKQQSIMNFLEEVDFDSILKNIQGYAKKELKIREHLNQPISYYWPQGNDYAKHELLPKLVDRGFKEAENKLEDVVNRLNLDEVVREQVDSFPLEKLEELVLSIASKELKMITILGAVLGGAIGIVQGLIVYLLN; encoded by the coding sequence ATGGAAAATGCAGTGATTACCATTATTTTTATGGCAGTAGTTGGTGCAGTCATTGGTGGCTTTACAAATTTTTTAGCCATTAAAATGTTATTCCGACCATACAATGCACTCTATATTAAAAAGTGGCGTTTGCCATTTACACCTGGTTTAATTCCTAAACGGCGTCAGGAATTATCGAAACAAATTGGTGTCACAGTAAAAAATTATTTATTAACACCTGAGGTTTTTCAAAAAAAGCTTTTTAATGACGAAATCAAATCCACTGTTTTAACATTTGCTAGGAGGAAAGTGGAAGACACAATCTTTACGAATGATAAAACAATTTATGATTGGCTAAAGCAGGGTGGCTTTGAACAATTACCAGATACGATTGAGCAACGAGTAGATGTGATGATTGAAAAGCAATTCCTTTCAATCAAAAATACTTTATCAACAAAATCTATCGATGCTTTACTGCCAAGCAATGTCCATCAGGTGATTGATAAAAAAATCCCTGAAGTCGTTACTTATATTTTAGAAAAAGGAGAGGAGTACTTCCTTTCTCCAAAAGGTGAAATAACGATTAAAAATATGATGGATGATTTCCTTGGTTCCAAAGGCTCTTTCGGTGGAATGATTCAAATGTTCTTAGGAGATTCTGCATCCATTGTTTCGAAAATTCAGCGAGAACTAATTAATTTCCTAAAAGCACCTGGAACAAAGATTTTATTAGTTACTATTATCTCTCAGGAATGGGATAAATTTAAGCAGCAATCAATTATGAATTTCCTGGAAGAAGTTGATTTTGATTCAATCTTAAAAAACATCCAAGGTTACGCGAAAAAAGAACTGAAGATTCGTGAGCATTTAAATCAGCCGATTAGCTACTATTGGCCACAAGGTAATGATTATGCAAAACATGAACTATTGCCAAAATTAGTTGATAGAGGCTTTAAGGAAGCTGAAAACAAACTGGAAGATGTAGTCAATCGTTTAAATCTCGACGAAGTAGTCCGTGAACAAGTAGACTCTTTCCCATTAGAGAAATTAGAAGAACTTGTGCTAAGCATTGCCTCCAAAGAGTTGAAAATGATTACCATCTTAGGTGCTGTTTTAGGTGGTGCAATCGGTATTGTACAAGGATTAATTGTGTATCTATTAAATTAA
- a CDS encoding MFS transporter: MYKRLKEGFSNIMSFDRNIRLFMLSNILIQIGMGVFGVMYNLYIQELGYSEAVNGSVISITSLATALMLVPAGIISDRIGRKSILLVGTFISAFMLFGRSIVSVEQPILMFAFLTGFVWAFVQVSGVPFLAENSKPVERMNLFSIHFAITTVANVIGNLLGGFVADGSQLLFQYGEVESIRISLLLGAAIFAFGLIPLLSLSSSKSENQKQGRRLTSTKESDDLEDSSFKKNFVMILLFGVANLLIGTGSGLVIPYLNLYFANRFDASNSYVGLIIALGSAMTAVAMLIGPLLVKRVGKVRALVIFQLLSIPFLFLTAFTNSLLIASIGFLMRQALMNAGNPIQSAIAMDVVHNKYKGLANSVSQMVFNVGWATMGLPAAWLVTTYGNYWGYAYTFSITGCLYLIASTYFYLVFSRKYKVKEE, translated from the coding sequence ATGTATAAACGGCTTAAAGAAGGATTTTCGAATATCATGTCTTTTGATCGAAATATAAGGTTGTTCATGCTATCGAATATTCTCATACAAATTGGTATGGGTGTTTTTGGTGTAATGTACAATCTTTACATTCAGGAGTTAGGTTATTCGGAAGCAGTAAATGGTAGTGTCATTTCAATTACTTCATTAGCAACTGCTTTAATGCTAGTACCAGCTGGAATAATAAGCGATCGTATTGGCCGAAAATCCATTTTATTAGTTGGAACATTTATTTCAGCATTCATGCTTTTTGGGAGGAGTATTGTTTCTGTTGAACAGCCGATTTTAATGTTTGCCTTTTTGACTGGGTTTGTATGGGCGTTTGTTCAAGTTTCTGGTGTTCCTTTTTTAGCCGAGAATTCAAAGCCTGTTGAAAGAATGAATTTGTTCAGCATTCACTTTGCGATTACGACAGTTGCCAATGTCATCGGAAACTTGCTGGGGGGATTTGTGGCAGATGGATCTCAACTATTATTCCAGTATGGGGAAGTGGAGAGCATTCGTATCTCTCTGCTTTTGGGAGCGGCTATCTTCGCATTTGGTTTGATTCCTTTATTATCATTAAGCTCTTCAAAGTCTGAAAATCAAAAACAAGGGCGTCGATTAACCTCAACTAAAGAGTCAGATGATTTGGAGGATAGTAGTTTTAAGAAGAATTTTGTAATGATACTCCTATTTGGGGTTGCCAACTTATTAATTGGAACAGGCTCAGGATTAGTCATTCCATATTTAAATTTGTACTTTGCAAATCGATTTGATGCTTCAAATTCCTATGTAGGACTAATAATTGCATTGGGTTCTGCGATGACAGCTGTTGCAATGCTAATTGGGCCTTTACTTGTAAAAAGAGTAGGAAAGGTTCGGGCATTAGTAATTTTTCAGTTATTATCCATTCCGTTTCTCTTTTTAACAGCCTTTACGAATTCTTTGCTTATTGCTTCAATAGGTTTTTTAATGCGCCAAGCTTTAATGAATGCAGGAAATCCAATCCAAAGTGCAATAGCGATGGATGTCGTTCATAACAAATATAAGGGGCTTGCGAATTCTGTAAGTCAGATGGTATTTAACGTTGGATGGGCGACAATGGGTCTGCCGGCTGCTTGGCTTGTAACAACCTATGGAAATTATTGGGGCTATGCTTATACATTTTCAATTACAGGCTGTCTGTATTTAATAGCTTCTACGTATTTCTATCTGGTTTTTAGTAGGAAGTACAAGGTGAAGGAAGAGTAA
- a CDS encoding ABC transporter ATP-binding protein has protein sequence MSTSKRLFKYAMYFKKPIYIGLALLTIAVFTDLAGPFIAKHIIDHYMTPGSIELQPIVKLLIVFFVLSIATAILRYFMFIYLQIGANRIIQKLRKDVFGHIQTMSIDYFDNLPAGKIVARVTNDTEAIHNLYVQVLSQFVTSFISILGVYVALFILNVKMALVALVVVPIIYIWMVAYRKYASRYNHVVRTKIADINAMINESIQGMTIIQAFKREKQMKDEFAEMNNEHYEYQRKLLFLDSATSFNLVHVLRLVFFVIFIYYFGTQSMTTVEVITAGTLYAFVDYITRLFGPIVNIVNQFSQLERSLVAGSRVFELLDRKGEPVSEESIPRYEGNVVFENVSFAYKEDDYVLKNINFSAKKGETIALVGHTGSGKSSIMNLLFRFYDPQKGKIIIDGKNILSIPRQSFREHMGIVLQDPYLFTGTIETNVSLRDPRISRETVEKALEAVGGERVLKNLEKGIDEPVIEKGSTLSSGQRQLISFARALAFDPAILILDEATSNIDTETEEIIQHAMEVLKKGRTTFIIAHRLSTIKNADQILVLDKGEIVERGTHEELVALGGRYETMYRLQAGALN, from the coding sequence ATGAGTACTAGTAAACGTTTATTTAAATATGCAATGTATTTCAAAAAACCAATCTATATTGGATTAGCGTTGTTGACAATTGCTGTTTTCACAGATTTAGCTGGACCGTTTATTGCAAAGCATATTATTGATCATTATATGACGCCTGGTTCAATTGAACTTCAGCCGATTGTGAAGTTGCTTATTGTGTTTTTCGTTTTATCGATTGCAACGGCGATTCTGCGATATTTTATGTTTATCTATTTACAAATCGGTGCGAACCGTATTATTCAAAAGCTGCGCAAGGATGTCTTTGGCCATATTCAAACGATGTCGATTGATTACTTCGATAATTTACCGGCTGGAAAAATTGTTGCGCGTGTAACAAATGATACTGAGGCAATTCATAATTTGTATGTTCAAGTGCTATCGCAATTTGTAACAAGCTTCATATCGATTCTAGGAGTTTATGTAGCACTCTTTATCTTAAATGTGAAAATGGCCCTTGTCGCATTGGTTGTTGTGCCAATTATCTATATTTGGATGGTTGCTTATCGAAAATATGCTTCTAGGTATAATCATGTGGTACGCACAAAAATTGCCGATATTAATGCAATGATTAACGAATCTATTCAAGGTATGACGATTATTCAAGCGTTCAAGCGTGAAAAGCAAATGAAGGATGAATTTGCTGAAATGAATAATGAACATTATGAATATCAAAGAAAGCTATTATTCTTAGATTCAGCAACATCGTTCAATTTAGTACATGTTTTAAGATTAGTCTTCTTTGTCATCTTTATTTATTATTTCGGTACACAATCGATGACAACAGTTGAAGTTATTACAGCAGGGACTCTTTATGCGTTTGTGGACTATATTACACGTTTATTTGGTCCAATAGTAAATATCGTCAATCAATTTTCACAATTAGAACGTTCTCTTGTAGCAGGTTCTCGCGTGTTTGAGCTGCTTGATCGCAAGGGTGAGCCAGTTAGCGAGGAATCGATTCCAAGATATGAAGGAAATGTTGTGTTTGAGAATGTATCCTTTGCCTATAAAGAGGATGATTATGTATTAAAGAATATCAACTTTTCAGCTAAAAAAGGCGAAACGATTGCCCTTGTTGGTCATACAGGTTCAGGGAAAAGCTCGATAATGAATTTATTGTTCCGCTTTTATGACCCTCAAAAGGGAAAAATCATTATTGATGGGAAAAACATTTTATCTATTCCACGTCAATCCTTCCGTGAGCATATGGGCATTGTGCTACAGGATCCTTATTTATTCACAGGAACAATTGAAACGAATGTTAGTTTAAGAGATCCAAGAATTTCGAGGGAAACAGTAGAAAAAGCCCTTGAAGCAGTTGGTGGAGAGCGAGTATTAAAGAATCTTGAGAAGGGCATTGATGAGCCTGTTATTGAGAAGGGAAGTACACTTTCTTCAGGGCAGCGTCAATTAATTTCCTTTGCAAGAGCATTGGCGTTCGACCCTGCCATTTTGATATTAGATGAAGCCACATCAAATATTGACACAGAAACAGAAGAAATTATCCAGCATGCAATGGAAGTATTGAAAAAAGGAAGAACAACTTTCATTATTGCACACCGTTTGTCTACTATTAAGAATGCCGATCAAATTCTCGTATTAGATAAGGGAGAAATAGTTGAAAGAGGAACTCATGAAGAGTTAGTTGCGTTAGGTGGACGTTACGAAACTATGTATCGATTGCAAGCAGGAGCATTAAATTAA